In Schizosaccharomyces osmophilus chromosome 2, complete sequence, the following proteins share a genomic window:
- the sec74 gene encoding Arf GEF Sec74 gives MDNLSGKPPSSALNSLSESANCPPSPSSRKSKTKTAFQSAFHRSKGKRPPRLTVTSDFSDGSLNSPALSSPGYALDSSSESEHRPDFSTSKNISNRVSSALKLTIPKRWKRSSKPNSPQSASAHLPTGFHQQPYHARTYSPERNLQSLNHSSSFPAQPLPNLDSPASVADLPDSSQQRNTLDELAASTLSILPLQTSKTSFFVGSPSRSSTESNGSYIFRTKSSNSFSSSLSIPSPTSNRSANFDEHGPSSSSELNTIKLSLSDFSLPSVEYGETPIAFLDRLQASVPARFMPGLLSQSNHSFMKIALRRYLSDLPLKEIALDMALRKFLALFILPQETQQIDRVLSSFSDQYYHCNPSFYESSDECYILTFSLMILHTDFYNINNRQKMTKSEFIANTNLPNILPEILECFYDNITYTPFVHVEEDPSSLISPAGERTSFSQRFSDSQFRLSKRNPLATESHFVGIERQLTGFRLNLQSILRYDQLDGIPVADSSICPNASEHYKQFMTAPYIQIVSHRSQPQAFSFHFAPETESESTNPAVVNIKVVKLGIVVQNERARKEKLVSGREVGVILTSSKLMFFKNLSWIEGLISQLQEFHSSTRSPPHYFTPSLTSLSPDYIIPLSNLVAFTEKKNDTDGSYSFIIKQRNSTTYVLSTESEHEMNDWIHKVNFVSAFATSGIAPREKLCCVDQSDTSVKASVSVLPEIEEDKEAMTKVSHETGSEMLECSKLRIFIVQNRICKLEERLQEVESKFIIEKGNVDNLLRMAPIQSRTRVRLVRAANNLRKVLRVHIIELCKLKSSIKVLKEDLELDNHLQRYLHSVFPPPSSKKESSSTVLYPSGYAGDRTLSNASKRRNQLRLGNNSDLQNLRAKSSESEALDVDVQDKIEDTSCPIVKQDIVTFNGQRLSVVEVPDDFVPGKLAQENTQSEAIIR, from the coding sequence ATGGATAATTTATCTGGAAAGCCACCTTCCTCAGCTTTAAACTCCCTTTCTGAATCCGCTAATTGTCCCCCTTCTCCCTCGAGCCggaaatcaaaaacaaagacgGCTTTCCAATCTGCATTTCATCgttcaaaaggaaagcgCCCTCCAAGACTTACCGTCACTTCTGATTTTTCCGATGGTTCTCTAAACTCACCCGCCCTATCATCACCGGGTTATGCCTTAGACTCATCCTCCGAATCAGAGCATCGTCCAGATTTTAGCACATCtaaaaatatttcaaaTCGTGTCTCTAGTGCATTAAAATTGACGATTCCTAAACGCTGGAAACGCTCCTCAAAACCAAACTCTCCCCAATCTGCTTCAGCCCATTTACCTACTGGCTTCCATCAACAGCCTTACCATGCTAGAACATACTCTCCCGAAAGAAACCTTCAATCCTTAAATCACTCTTCATCTTTCCCAGCTCAGCCATTACCTAACCTCGACTCTCCTGCTTCCGTTGCTGATCTTCCAGATTCTTCACAGCAGCGTAACACTTTAGACGAGCTGGCCGCTTCCACTCTCTCCATCCTTCCGCTGCAAACCTCCAAAACATCTTTCTTTGTAGGGTCACCTTCCCGTTCCTCCACGGAGTCAAATGGCTCCTACATATTCCGCAccaaatcttcaaattcattctCTTCTAGTTTGAGTATCCCTAGTCCAACATCCAATCGGTCGGCTAATTTTGATGAACATGGTCCGTCCTCGTCATCTGAACTAAATACAATAAAATTGAGTCTTTCTGATTTTTCTCTACCGTCGGTGGAGTACGGAGAGACCCCTATCGCTTTCTTAGACCGACTACAAGCTTCTGTTCCTGCGCGATTTATGCCTGGTCTTCTTTCACAGTCCAACCACTCGTTTATGAAGATAGCTTTACGAAGGTACTTGTCTGATCTGcctttaaaagaaatagcaCTTGATATGGCTCTTAGGAAATTTCTTgctctttttattcttccTCAAGAAACCCAACAAATTGATAGAGTCTTGAGCTCTTTTTCAGATCAATACTACCATTGCAACCCATCATTTTATGAGTCTTCCGATGAATGTTATAttttaactttttcattaatgaTTCTTCATACGGATTTCTACAACATAAATAATCGTCAAAAGATGACGAAAAGCGAATTTATCGCAAATACGAATTTGCCCAATATTTTGCCTGAAATCTTGGAATGCTTTTATGATAATATTACTTATACTCCATTCGTTcatgttgaagaagaccCTAGTTCGTTAATTTCACCTGCTGGTGAAAGAACCAGTTTTTCTCAACGCTTCAGCGATTCTCAATTTCGCttatccaaaagaaatccaCTTGCTACCGAAAGCCACTTTGTGGGGATTGAGCGACAGTTAACAGGTTTTCGACTAAATTTGCAGTCTATACTTCGTTATGATCAACTTGATGGTATTCCTGTTGCTGATAGTTCGATATGCCCAAATGCCAGTGAACATTATAAACAGTTTATGACTGCCCCTTATATTCAAATAGTCTCCCATCGTTCTCAACCTCAAGCATTCTCTTTCCATTTTGCTCCCGAAACGGAAAGCGAAAGCACAAATCCAGCTGTCGTAAACATAAAAGTTGTCAAGCTTGGAATAGTCGTTCAAAACGAAAGGGcacgaaaagaaaaattagtTTCTGGAAGAGAAGTTGGCGTAATCTTGACAAGTTCTAAACTAATGTTTTTTAAGAATCTTTCGTGGATAGAGGGCTTGATTTCACAGTTGCAAGAGTTTCACAGCTCTACTAGATCTCCACCTCATTATTTTACTCCTTCTTTGACATCTCTTAGTCCGGATTATATAATACCGCTTTCAAATTTGGTTGCCTTtactgaaaagaaaaacgacaCTGACGGCAGTTATTCCTTTATTATAAAACAGAGAAATTCCACGACTTACGTGCTTTCTACTGAATCAGAGCATGAGATGAACGACTGGATACATAAAGTAAATTTCGTTAGCGCCTTCGCCACGTCCGGCATAGCTCCCAGAGAAAAGCTTTGTTGTGTAGATCAATCGGATACTAGCGTCAAAGCTTCAGTGAGCGTTCTCCcggaaattgaagaagacaagGAGGCTATGACGAAAGTATCTCACGAGACAGGATCTGAAATGCTAGAATGCTCAAAACTTCGGATTTTTATTGTTCAGAACAGAATCTGTAAGTTGGAAGAACGTCTGCAAGAAGTGGAGTCTAAGTTTATTATTGAGAAGGGAAATGTAGATAATCTGTTACGTATGGCGCCAATTCAAAGCCGAACGCGCGTTCGTCTTGTGCGCGCCGCGAATAATTTGCGAAAAGTCTTGCGAGTGCATATAATTGAGCTTTGCAAACTCAAATCAAGCATTAAAGTATTAAAGGAGGATTTGGAGTTGGATAATCATTTACAACGATATCTTCATTCGGTCTTTCCTCctccttcttcaaagaaagagagTTCGTCCACTGTACTGTACCCGTCAGGATATGCCGGTGATCGGACACTGTCAAACGCTTCCAAACGAAGGAATCAGTTGAGACTCGGAAACAATTCGGACTTGCAGAATTTACGTGCAAAATCTTCCGAATCGGAAGCGCTAGATGTTGATGTTCAAGACAAAATCGAAGATACAAGCTGTCCGATAGTTAAACAGGATATCGTCACTTTCAATGGCCAAAGGCTGAGTGTTGTGGAGGTCCCTGATGATTTTGTTCCTGGAAAGCTTGCTCAAGAAAACACTCAGTCAGAAGCTATTATCCGCTGA